In Tursiops truncatus isolate mTurTru1 chromosome 19, mTurTru1.mat.Y, whole genome shotgun sequence, a genomic segment contains:
- the GPR4 gene encoding G-protein coupled receptor 4: MAPQPPWARGSISKASVPRMGNRTWEGCHVDSLVDHLFPPSLYIFVIGVGLPTNCLALWAAYRQVRQHNELGVYLMNLSIADLLYICTLPLWVDYFLHHDNWIHGPSSCKLFGFIFYTNIYISIAFLCCISVDRYLAVAHPLRFTRLRRVKTAVAVSSVVWATELGANSAPLFHDELFRDRYNHTFCFEKFPMEGWVAWMNLYRVFVGFLFPWALMLLSYRGILRAVRGSVSTERQEKAKIKRLALSLIAIVLVCFAPYHVLLLSRSAVYLRHPWDCGFEERVFSAYHSSLAFTSLNCVADPILYCLVNEGARSHVAKALHNLLRFLASDKPQEMANVSLTLETPLTSKRNSVAKAMAASWVAAQPSQRDQVQLKMLLPAQ; the protein is encoded by the coding sequence ATGGCCCCACAGCCCCCGTGGGCCAGGGGAAGCATCTCGAAAGCCTCAGTGCCGAGGATGGGCAACCGCACGTGGGAGGGCTGCCACGTGGACTCCCTCGTGGACCACCTCTTCCCGCCCTCCCTCTACATCTTTGTCATCGGCGTGGGACTGCCCACCAACTGTCTGGCCCTGTGGGCCGCCTACCGCCAGGTGCGGCAACACAACGAGCTGGGTGTGTACTTGATGAACCTCAGCATCGCTGACCTGCTGTACATCTGCACGCTGCCGCTGTGGGTGGACTACTTCCTGCACCACGACAACTGGATCCACGGCCCCAGCTCCTGCAAGCTCTTCGGGTTCATCTTTTATACCAACATCTACATCAGCATCGCCTTCCTCTGCTGCATCTCTGTGGACCGCTACCTGGCCGTGGCCCACCCACTGCGGTTCACCCGCCTGCGGCGCGTCAAGACGGCCGTGGCCGTGAGCTCCGTGGTCTGGGCCACAGAGCTGGGAGCCAACTCGGCGCCCCTGTTCCACGATGAGCTCTTCCGCGACCGTTACAACCACACCTTCTGCTTCGAGAAGTTCCCCATGGAGGGCTGGGTGGCCTGGATGAACCTCTACCGGGTCTTCGTGGGCTTCCTGTTCCCGTGGGCCCTCATGCTGCTCTCCTACCGTGGCATCCTGCGGGCTGTGCGGGGCAGCGTGTCCACCGAGCGCCAGGAGAAGGCCAAGATCAAGAGGCTGGCCCTCAGCCTCATTGCCATCGTGCTGGTCTGCTTTGCGCCCTACCACGTGCTCCTGCTCTCCCGCAGCGCCGTCTACCTGCGCCACCCCTGGGACTGTGGCTTCGAGGAACGTGTGTTCTCGGCGTACCACAGCTCACTGGCCTTCACCAGCCTCAACTGTGTGGCTGACCCCATCCTCTACTGCCTCGTCAACGAGGGCGCCCGCAGTCACGTGGCCAAGGCCCTGCACAACCTGCTCCGCTTTCTGGCCAGTGACAAACCCCAGGAGATGGCCAACGTCTCGCTCACCCTGGAGACCCCACTCACTTCCAAGAGGAACAGCGTGGCCAAGGCCATGGCAGCCAGCTGGGTGGCCGCTCAGCCCTCCCAGAGGGACCAGGTGCAGCTGAAGATGCTGCTGCCGGCACAGTGA